The Agarilytica rhodophyticola genome has a window encoding:
- a CDS encoding helix-turn-helix domain-containing protein yields MSLITDKQTINSIPTQIWRLITQKNVDYYTGLPTETSHGAWEFFKPTPNSELIFAQIKKSFNKSIRLLTNEKHVNLFFTQGCHINIKGDGQQPHLIPSEHASMFLLPQQNISLQLKASPCAFIFILQLPLDALADCIYPSVCPELKTLSGKNFRLSKKSVEIIDAICKNKSSLDLRACFISGKTYELVDEILQNFQHTIGNCQSSISYQENVDITQKAEAILHKLYTSPPSLEQLARSIGTNRNKLSNSFKAIHGKTVFEYCQQYRMSIAKRMLSEHELSISRIAEIVGYEHASNFTSAYKRHYGELPKATQRIRA; encoded by the coding sequence GTGTCTCTAATAACAGATAAGCAGACAATAAACAGTATACCAACACAAATATGGCGCCTTATAACACAAAAAAATGTTGACTATTACACAGGTCTACCTACTGAAACGTCACATGGAGCTTGGGAATTCTTTAAACCCACACCAAATTCTGAATTAATCTTTGCTCAAATAAAAAAATCTTTTAACAAATCAATTAGGCTATTAACAAACGAAAAACATGTTAATTTATTTTTTACTCAGGGCTGCCATATAAATATAAAAGGTGATGGCCAGCAACCCCATTTAATCCCCTCTGAACACGCTTCTATGTTTTTGTTACCACAACAAAACATTAGCCTTCAATTAAAAGCTTCACCTTGTGCATTTATTTTTATTCTTCAACTACCTCTTGATGCGCTGGCTGATTGTATATACCCGTCAGTATGTCCTGAATTGAAAACATTGTCGGGAAAAAACTTTCGCTTATCCAAAAAAAGCGTGGAGATTATTGACGCGATCTGCAAAAATAAATCATCATTAGATCTAAGAGCTTGTTTTATTAGCGGTAAAACTTACGAGCTTGTCGACGAGATTTTACAAAATTTTCAGCACACTATTGGCAATTGCCAGAGTAGCATTAGTTACCAAGAAAATGTCGATATCACCCAAAAAGCTGAGGCTATTTTGCATAAGCTTTATACGTCACCACCGTCGCTGGAACAACTAGCTAGAAGTATTGGCACCAACCGCAATAAACTTTCTAATAGCTTTAAAGCCATTCATGGAAAAACTGTGTTTGAATATTGCCAGCAATATCGTATGTCGATTGCAAAAAGAATGCTAAGTGAGCATGAGCTGAGTATTTCACGTATCGCAGAAATTGTCGGTTATGAGCACGCGAGTAATTTCACTTCGGCGTATAAACGCCACTACGGAGAATTACCAAAAGCCACTCAGAGAATTCGGGCCTGA
- a CDS encoding PqiC family protein has product MSNYKRFLNTIIISSIVFLLQSCTSSGPATSFYSLFAHPSPEKVSFNNKGTTIGIAPVTLPEYLDNPSVISLTETQRVKILGYHAWAGSFKESINRVLADDISNILNLDAVWSFPWDNRIRPDYQIRIVFDELAGKQGDKVRLKAKWTVLNKKGNTAVLVGSKNIEQATNSKSADDYVAAINRTLNELSLSIAKQLAARLSES; this is encoded by the coding sequence ATGAGTAATTACAAACGTTTTTTAAATACTATTATCATCAGCAGTATTGTCTTTTTGTTGCAAAGTTGCACGTCCAGCGGTCCTGCAACGAGCTTTTATTCGTTATTTGCTCATCCGTCACCAGAAAAAGTTTCCTTTAATAATAAGGGAACGACTATTGGTATTGCCCCAGTGACGCTTCCAGAATATTTGGATAATCCGTCAGTTATTAGTTTAACTGAAACGCAGAGAGTTAAAATCCTTGGTTACCATGCGTGGGCTGGTAGTTTTAAAGAGTCGATTAACCGTGTATTGGCCGATGATATTTCCAATATTTTAAACTTAGATGCGGTGTGGTCTTTTCCTTGGGACAATCGTATACGTCCAGACTATCAAATACGCATTGTGTTTGATGAATTAGCCGGTAAGCAGGGTGATAAAGTTCGTCTTAAAGCAAAATGGACGGTGCTAAATAAAAAGGGAAATACGGCTGTTCTTGTGGGTTCTAAAAATATCGAACAGGCAACAAACTCTAAGAGTGCCGATGATTATGTCGCAGCAATAAATAGAACACTTAATGAGTTGAGTCTGTCGATAGCAAAACAGCTAGCGGCTCGTTTGTCTGAGTCTTAA
- a CDS encoding TonB-dependent receptor domain-containing protein, which produces MKKSLAKTFILTSAVLAQPGIVVSAYGQEEKQVEEVVVTGSRILRNPLDEAAPMTNLSVEDLEKTGLTNFGDILQQLPVTGSAINSRFNVPGNSGFPQDGTGIGAGASEVSLRNLGAKRTLVLVDGRRWIPGASASGVPVAVDLNTIPANVIQRVEVLQDGASAIYGSDAIGGVVNVITNRSFEGFKLDAQASGYDEGDGESYNISALWGVGNNETHIVFSASRVDERGIQTADRAQSAFPSPFATSCEAGGCSSFTPQGRFILGPNLGGADITLNDGVLNDGMGNIPNFDPSNPASGDFHAFTAADRFNFNGPGFNFLRTPNERYNLFTSVSHKFNDDLEFIAKASYTNRNSATQGAPEPLCLGNGCGNAILDNIVIDADQIYNPFGVDLSVANGNLDFFGRRPLESGPRMFEQNVDTYFFSGGFEGKFEIGDRNYYWDFTTSYGNNRGVQQKAGSHNAARLAVALADPAVCAAVPNCVPFNFFGGQGPDGTGSITQEMLDFVGFVQRDISDQTLLDISGNLTGAIAELPAGTLAFATGFEYREHEGSFQPDPVAESGETAGIASGATSGEFDVTEFYAEINIPLLANVAGADYLELNSALRNSDYSSFGSETTFKVSSLWRPISDLSLRASVSTGIRAPGIGELFGGAAREDFTFLDPCADVLGNLGTANGGRDSAQPQNIIDNCAALGIPTTFAQTNPQLSARSTGNDELIAETSDSQSFGLVYSPSWTDEVSWAESITFSLDYYNVEVEDAIQGLFAGDIIDNCVSGASLDNTFCNLVQRSPSGSVNIVENRLQNIGGIEASGYDIAVRYSGPTTDIGQFSWNVNATNLDEYTETTPTNPSGTDLAGTITDETFQRAFPEWRMTSTLDWQYETFGAGITFRYVSDMDQPSGNVLSSEVFTDIQFRYKPAIFEDKFSITFGANNVLDNDPAVCDACGSIGMSPVIHDLPGVVAYLRLSAQLD; this is translated from the coding sequence ATGAAAAAAAGTTTAGCAAAAACTTTTATATTGACATCTGCCGTGCTTGCTCAACCAGGTATTGTTGTTTCTGCTTACGGGCAGGAAGAAAAGCAGGTTGAGGAAGTGGTCGTAACGGGCTCGCGCATTTTGCGTAATCCTCTCGATGAAGCGGCACCAATGACAAACTTATCAGTTGAAGACCTTGAGAAAACGGGGCTCACAAACTTTGGGGATATTCTGCAACAGTTACCAGTAACAGGCTCTGCAATCAATTCGCGTTTTAATGTTCCTGGCAATTCTGGCTTCCCTCAGGACGGTACAGGTATCGGTGCTGGTGCAAGTGAAGTATCTTTGCGCAACCTTGGTGCTAAACGAACGTTGGTTCTGGTGGATGGACGACGCTGGATTCCCGGGGCATCGGCTTCAGGTGTGCCTGTTGCAGTGGATTTAAATACTATTCCAGCTAACGTTATCCAACGAGTGGAAGTATTGCAGGACGGTGCATCAGCAATTTACGGTTCTGACGCAATCGGCGGTGTAGTTAACGTGATAACTAATCGCTCCTTTGAAGGTTTTAAACTCGACGCTCAAGCCAGTGGCTATGATGAAGGCGACGGCGAGTCTTATAATATCTCAGCTTTATGGGGTGTGGGCAACAACGAAACTCATATTGTCTTTAGTGCTAGCCGAGTTGATGAGCGCGGAATTCAGACTGCAGATAGAGCTCAGTCAGCTTTCCCAAGTCCTTTTGCTACCAGCTGTGAAGCCGGGGGTTGTTCTTCCTTTACACCTCAAGGACGCTTTATTCTAGGCCCAAACCTTGGTGGTGCTGATATTACATTGAATGACGGTGTCCTCAATGATGGTATGGGTAATATTCCTAATTTTGATCCGTCTAACCCAGCGTCGGGCGATTTCCATGCGTTTACCGCAGCAGACAGATTTAATTTTAACGGCCCTGGCTTTAATTTCTTGCGCACACCTAACGAGCGCTACAATTTATTCACTAGTGTCAGCCACAAGTTTAACGACGATTTAGAATTTATTGCTAAGGCATCTTACACTAATCGTAATTCAGCGACTCAAGGTGCTCCTGAGCCTTTATGTTTAGGTAATGGTTGCGGCAACGCGATTTTGGATAACATCGTGATTGACGCTGACCAAATTTATAATCCCTTTGGTGTTGATCTATCCGTCGCTAACGGCAACTTAGATTTCTTTGGTCGCAGACCTTTAGAATCAGGACCGCGAATGTTTGAGCAAAATGTCGATACCTACTTTTTTAGCGGTGGCTTTGAAGGTAAGTTTGAAATTGGTGATAGAAATTACTATTGGGACTTCACTACCAGCTATGGTAATAACCGAGGTGTTCAACAAAAAGCTGGTTCTCATAACGCCGCTCGTTTAGCAGTTGCTCTAGCTGATCCTGCAGTGTGTGCTGCTGTTCCTAATTGTGTGCCGTTTAATTTCTTCGGTGGCCAAGGGCCTGACGGCACAGGTTCAATTACCCAAGAGATGTTAGATTTCGTCGGTTTTGTACAACGAGATATTAGTGATCAAACACTGTTAGATATCTCCGGTAACTTGACAGGGGCCATTGCAGAACTACCTGCGGGCACTCTAGCCTTTGCAACCGGCTTCGAATATCGCGAACACGAAGGTTCATTTCAACCAGACCCTGTTGCCGAGTCAGGAGAAACTGCAGGTATCGCCTCTGGTGCAACGTCAGGTGAATTCGATGTTACTGAGTTTTATGCAGAAATTAATATTCCGCTACTAGCCAATGTTGCAGGCGCAGATTACTTAGAACTGAATTCAGCACTACGTAATTCGGATTACAGTTCATTTGGCTCGGAAACGACATTTAAAGTATCAAGTTTGTGGCGTCCCATTTCTGACCTTTCTTTACGAGCATCTGTTTCTACAGGCATTCGTGCACCAGGTATAGGTGAATTATTCGGTGGTGCGGCGCGAGAAGATTTTACCTTCTTAGATCCTTGTGCTGATGTGTTGGGTAATTTGGGTACTGCTAACGGTGGCCGCGATAGTGCACAACCCCAGAATATCATCGACAATTGTGCGGCACTTGGAATACCCACCACTTTTGCGCAAACCAATCCACAACTATCAGCTCGCTCTACCGGTAATGACGAACTGATTGCCGAAACTTCAGATAGCCAAAGCTTTGGTTTGGTATATAGCCCAAGCTGGACGGATGAGGTTAGTTGGGCAGAATCTATCACCTTCTCTCTAGACTATTATAATGTCGAGGTCGAGGATGCAATCCAAGGTTTATTCGCTGGTGATATTATTGATAACTGTGTTAGCGGTGCGAGCTTGGATAATACTTTTTGTAACCTCGTTCAACGTTCACCTTCAGGCAGTGTCAATATTGTAGAAAATAGACTGCAAAATATTGGTGGTATTGAAGCTTCTGGTTACGATATCGCGGTGCGCTACTCTGGCCCAACAACAGATATTGGACAATTTAGCTGGAACGTAAATGCAACCAACCTCGATGAATATACAGAAACAACACCAACTAATCCTTCTGGCACTGACCTCGCCGGAACCATAACGGATGAAACCTTCCAAAGAGCATTTCCTGAGTGGCGAATGACATCAACACTTGATTGGCAGTATGAAACCTTTGGAGCAGGAATTACCTTCCGTTACGTAAGTGATATGGACCAACCTTCTGGCAATGTGTTAAGTTCAGAGGTATTTACCGATATCCAGTTCCGTTACAAGCCTGCAATATTTGAAGATAAGTTCTCGATTACTTTTGGCGCTAACAACGTTCTCGACAATGACCCTGCAGTGTGTGATGCCTGTGGTTCCATTGGCATGAGCCCTGTTATTCACGATCTTCCGGGGGTAGTTGCTTATCTCAGACTCAGCGCACAGTTAGATTAG
- a CDS encoding polysaccharide lyase family 7 protein: MASNMQVDNSYGAVAKSAKNYAGQNHHNYSNNGQTTQGNFGSSTSSPQMVDFDFNPFANKIDFGQSDFGSGMGLNNSSNPLTKSLNNNGGFNSIGSAFDLLFKTLNLIDSLLSSNKPSNGMSEGGDLDKKPTHASPESSKPIYNDQGENGVEKSNSKEIDHKPAIKDDKTISKDNDKSISKDSDKGISKDKESSVDKKPIKDNEKLKETNREPIKENSSKATSPDNVTNTEPVKPTSGGKIMQSTADLKKQGFVLEGGDPGAGGGKFVFDARKEKVKTPNGGGDRHEMKLDKSLRTATDKTQENFSARITPSLSKGSKAIVLQLHPSYKGASAALYVADTNEKGKVNGTANDGQFEVYLKVKEKDGSKKTFNFGTIKKGQSIDVNYSNDRGKLQVSAMGKKSDVYDVQRSDADYLKFGSYLQAKDAVTNKRAERGEEEAFYKKRNINEARVMFENIQYDRKVF, from the coding sequence ATGGCCTCAAATATGCAGGTAGATAACTCTTATGGTGCAGTGGCAAAGAGTGCCAAAAACTATGCGGGGCAAAATCATCACAATTACTCTAATAATGGCCAAACTACACAGGGTAACTTTGGTTCTTCCACTTCAAGTCCGCAAATGGTTGATTTTGACTTTAACCCTTTTGCCAATAAGATTGATTTTGGACAATCTGATTTTGGCTCAGGTATGGGTTTAAACAATAGTTCTAATCCTCTCACAAAAAGCTTAAATAATAATGGTGGTTTTAACTCTATTGGCTCGGCTTTCGATCTGTTATTTAAGACACTAAATCTTATAGATTCATTATTATCATCTAATAAACCTTCAAACGGAATGAGTGAGGGAGGAGATTTAGACAAAAAACCTACCCATGCTAGCCCTGAGTCTTCTAAGCCTATATATAACGACCAAGGAGAAAACGGAGTTGAAAAATCAAATTCAAAAGAAATAGATCATAAGCCAGCAATCAAAGATGACAAAACCATTTCCAAAGATAATGATAAGAGTATTTCTAAGGATAGTGATAAGGGTATTTCTAAGGATAAAGAGTCATCTGTGGATAAGAAGCCAATAAAAGATAATGAAAAATTAAAAGAAACAAATCGTGAGCCCATCAAGGAGAACAGTAGTAAAGCTACATCTCCCGACAACGTCACAAACACTGAACCAGTTAAGCCCACTAGTGGCGGCAAAATAATGCAGTCGACAGCCGACCTTAAAAAACAAGGCTTTGTATTGGAAGGCGGAGATCCTGGTGCAGGGGGTGGTAAATTCGTTTTTGATGCCCGTAAAGAAAAAGTAAAAACCCCAAATGGAGGCGGTGACCGTCACGAAATGAAGCTTGATAAGAGCTTGCGCACAGCAACTGACAAAACCCAAGAGAATTTTTCGGCAAGAATAACTCCTTCTCTTTCAAAAGGCTCTAAAGCGATAGTATTGCAGCTTCATCCATCATATAAGGGCGCTTCTGCCGCGTTATATGTGGCTGATACTAATGAAAAAGGCAAGGTTAACGGAACTGCAAACGATGGTCAGTTTGAAGTTTACTTAAAAGTTAAGGAAAAAGATGGCAGCAAAAAAACGTTTAATTTTGGTACCATCAAAAAAGGGCAGAGTATAGATGTCAATTATTCAAACGATCGAGGTAAGTTGCAGGTCTCTGCAATGGGTAAAAAAAGTGATGTATACGATGTTCAACGGTCTGATGCTGACTATTTGAAATTTGGCTCTTACTTACAAGCGAAGGATGCAGTAACAAATAAAAGAGCTGAACGTGGAGAGGAAGAAGCGTTTTATAAAAAACGTAATATTAACGAAGCTAGAGTTATGTTCGAAAATATCCAGTATGATAGGAAAGTGTTCTAG
- a CDS encoding zinc-dependent alcohol dehydrogenase family protein — protein MKAAIYHQFSGPVSVERVEDPTPSKHGVVLQVKATGLCRSDWHGWRGHDTDIVLPHVPGHEVAGVVVDVGEHVQHYNIGDRVTLPFVCGCGSCGECASGNHQVCEKQFQPGFTHWGSFAEYVAIDYADNNLVLLPESIDFAEAAGLGCRFATSFRAVVSQGNLSAGQWLAVHGCGGVGLSAIMIANALGANVIAVDIDDHKLEFARSLGAVATINGQNNDVVESIMDVSNGGAHVSVDALGHPMTCFNSVSSLRKRGKHIQVGLMAEDDGCAKIPMAKVIANELEVIGSHGMQAHRYVDMLAMIEAGKLSPGKLIGQRISLQEATRALVDMDKFEGTGVTIIDQF, from the coding sequence ATGAAAGCCGCAATCTACCACCAATTTTCAGGCCCTGTGAGCGTAGAACGGGTGGAAGATCCCACACCGAGTAAGCATGGTGTCGTTTTGCAAGTTAAGGCGACGGGTTTATGTCGCAGTGACTGGCACGGATGGCGAGGGCACGATACGGATATTGTTCTACCTCATGTACCTGGTCACGAAGTGGCAGGGGTAGTCGTTGATGTCGGTGAGCATGTGCAGCACTATAATATTGGTGATCGTGTCACCTTACCCTTTGTTTGCGGTTGTGGAAGTTGTGGCGAATGTGCATCGGGTAATCATCAAGTATGTGAGAAGCAATTTCAGCCTGGGTTTACCCACTGGGGATCATTTGCTGAATATGTTGCCATTGATTATGCAGATAATAATTTAGTGCTTCTACCAGAGAGCATCGATTTTGCAGAAGCTGCGGGCCTGGGGTGTCGTTTTGCTACCTCTTTTCGAGCTGTGGTGAGTCAGGGTAATCTCTCTGCCGGACAATGGCTGGCGGTGCACGGGTGTGGTGGTGTTGGTTTATCAGCAATCATGATCGCCAATGCATTAGGGGCGAATGTTATCGCCGTTGATATAGATGATCACAAACTTGAGTTTGCTCGATCCTTAGGAGCAGTTGCCACAATTAATGGCCAAAATAATGATGTCGTTGAAAGTATCATGGATGTTTCTAATGGTGGTGCTCATGTCTCTGTAGATGCCTTAGGCCATCCCATGACCTGTTTTAACTCCGTATCCAGTCTGCGAAAGCGAGGCAAACATATTCAGGTGGGTTTGATGGCTGAAGATGATGGTTGTGCAAAGATTCCGATGGCTAAAGTGATTGCTAATGAGCTCGAAGTGATTGGTAGCCATGGGATGCAAGCTCATCGTTATGTAGACATGTTAGCGATGATTGAAGCTGGAAAGTTATCGCCAGGCAAACTTATTGGCCAGCGTATTAGTTTGCAAGAGGCGACACGAGCATTAGTTGATATGGATAAATTTGAAGGTACGGGTGTCACTATTATTGATCAGTTCTGA
- a CDS encoding DUF2058 domain-containing protein: MSKSLQDQLLGAGLIDKKKAKQISKSQRKKKNEQLRSKEKTLDESKANARQAMLEKQEKDRQLNLERKLKADQKAIAAQIIQLIQLNKISRKNGEVSYNFKDGTQIKKIYVTEKLLDQISDGRLCIARLGEGYEIIPLAVADKILERDEEGTILVYNRNTTTVDNKENTEAKDSSTDGDDDYYAQFEIPDDLMW, translated from the coding sequence ATGAGTAAATCCTTGCAGGATCAGTTGCTGGGAGCAGGGCTGATAGATAAGAAAAAGGCGAAGCAAATAAGTAAAAGCCAGAGGAAAAAGAAGAATGAGCAATTACGCTCGAAAGAGAAGACCTTAGACGAAAGTAAAGCCAATGCTCGCCAAGCAATGCTAGAAAAGCAAGAGAAAGACCGTCAGCTCAATTTAGAGCGTAAACTTAAAGCAGATCAAAAAGCGATTGCTGCGCAAATTATTCAGCTTATTCAGCTCAACAAAATTAGCCGTAAAAATGGCGAAGTCAGTTATAACTTTAAAGATGGTACCCAGATTAAAAAAATATATGTCACCGAAAAACTGTTAGACCAAATTAGTGATGGGCGCCTATGTATTGCTCGTCTAGGCGAAGGTTATGAAATTATCCCCTTGGCAGTGGCAGATAAAATATTAGAGCGAGACGAAGAAGGCACCATCCTTGTTTACAATAGGAATACCACTACGGTTGATAATAAGGAAAATACTGAGGCAAAAGATTCCTCTACAGATGGTGATGATGATTACTACGCCCAGTTTGAGATTCCCGATGATTTGATGTGGTAG
- a CDS encoding nicotinate phosphoribosyltransferase yields MMNPLMAIDFYKADHRRQYPEGTEYVYSNFTPRSARLANVLEGFDERVVFLGLQAYIKRILIEQWQREFFDKPKEDVLKKYKRRMDTSLGEDAISTEHIEALHDLGYLPIKIKALEEGSRVNIKVPVFTVVNTLPEFFWLTNYLETSISAEVWKPCTTATIAYEYKRLLKKFADDTGAPLDFLPIQAHDFSFRGMSGAEDAALAGLGHLASFMGTDTVAAIDYAEDYYKASELVGVSVPATEHSVMCMGTKESEIDTFKRLINDLYPHGIVSIVSDTWDFWQVINEFARELKDDILNRKRDALGFSKVVFRPDSGDPVKVICGDPDAKPGSPENKGAVECLWDIFGGSVTEKGYKLLSDRVGIIYGDSITLQRAEAILAQLKEKGFASTNVVFGVGSYTYQHVTRDTFGFAMKATWGQVKGEGRDIFKDPVTDKGEKKSAIGLLRVEQTDNGFQLFDKQTPEQEQQGIFQTVFQDGKLLKETTFEEIRKRLEY; encoded by the coding sequence ATGATGAATCCCTTAATGGCCATTGATTTCTACAAAGCAGACCACAGACGTCAATATCCTGAAGGCACGGAGTATGTGTATTCAAATTTCACCCCTCGCTCAGCAAGGCTGGCAAATGTACTAGAAGGCTTTGATGAACGAGTGGTATTTCTTGGCTTGCAAGCTTATATAAAGCGAATCCTAATTGAACAGTGGCAGCGAGAATTTTTCGACAAACCCAAAGAAGACGTGCTTAAAAAATATAAGCGACGTATGGATACATCTCTGGGGGAAGATGCTATATCTACAGAGCATATAGAAGCTTTACACGACCTCGGTTACTTACCAATAAAAATTAAAGCCCTTGAAGAAGGCAGTAGGGTGAATATTAAAGTTCCAGTGTTTACTGTAGTTAACACGTTGCCAGAGTTTTTTTGGTTAACAAATTATTTGGAAACCAGCATCAGTGCGGAAGTCTGGAAACCCTGTACCACAGCAACTATAGCTTACGAATATAAGCGTCTCCTAAAAAAATTTGCTGATGATACAGGTGCACCACTAGATTTTTTACCTATTCAGGCTCACGACTTTAGCTTTCGAGGGATGAGTGGAGCTGAGGATGCGGCACTCGCGGGCCTAGGTCATCTTGCTAGCTTTATGGGAACGGATACCGTCGCCGCTATTGATTATGCCGAAGATTATTATAAGGCATCAGAACTTGTAGGTGTCTCTGTCCCAGCCACAGAGCATAGTGTTATGTGTATGGGCACGAAGGAAAGTGAAATAGATACCTTTAAGCGTCTTATTAATGATTTATATCCCCATGGGATCGTCAGTATCGTATCGGATACCTGGGACTTTTGGCAGGTAATTAATGAGTTTGCTAGAGAACTCAAAGACGATATATTAAATCGTAAACGTGATGCCCTAGGATTCTCAAAAGTCGTATTTCGTCCAGATAGTGGAGACCCGGTTAAAGTCATTTGTGGTGACCCCGATGCAAAACCTGGTAGTCCCGAAAACAAAGGTGCTGTCGAATGTCTATGGGATATCTTTGGAGGAAGTGTCACAGAAAAAGGCTATAAACTCTTAAGCGATCGAGTAGGTATTATTTATGGGGATTCTATTACACTACAGCGAGCGGAAGCAATTTTAGCTCAACTAAAAGAAAAAGGTTTTGCTTCAACCAATGTTGTCTTTGGTGTCGGCAGTTATACTTATCAGCATGTAACACGTGATACCTTTGGTTTTGCCATGAAAGCTACTTGGGGTCAAGTCAAAGGCGAAGGCCGCGATATCTTTAAAGATCCTGTCACAGATAAAGGTGAAAAAAAATCTGCAATAGGACTTTTAAGAGTGGAGCAAACAGATAACGGCTTCCAATTATTTGATAAACAAACACCGGAACAAGAGCAACAAGGTATATTTCAGACAGTCTTTCAAGACGGCAAATTGTTAAAGGAAACGACCTTCGAGGAAATTAGAAAAAGATTGGAATATTAA
- a CDS encoding NUDIX hydrolase yields MSEEEYLKNYNIHDYDIPLSTVDMAIFSLIEGELNILLVRRKQQPCKGMWALPGGFIDLALDKTVDDAAQRKLQEKTGLKSAYLEQVETIGSPSRDPRGWALTVLYFALIDITKINDNELEENTKWLSVRDLDQTKLAFDHNLIVHKALDRLRAKACYTALPIELMPSEFTLSELQAVFSTILNREFQAKSFRQRVLSAKMVEETGKSKISGKRPAKLYRSTEIDRDTYFSRPLLDKGS; encoded by the coding sequence ATGAGCGAAGAAGAGTATTTAAAAAATTATAATATTCACGATTATGATATTCCCCTATCGACTGTCGATATGGCAATTTTTTCGCTAATAGAAGGAGAACTTAACATTCTTCTCGTACGCAGGAAACAACAACCTTGCAAAGGTATGTGGGCATTACCCGGAGGGTTTATTGATCTTGCTCTTGACAAAACAGTCGACGACGCAGCACAACGAAAACTACAAGAAAAAACCGGCCTTAAATCTGCCTATCTGGAACAAGTAGAAACTATTGGTTCCCCTTCTCGAGATCCGCGAGGATGGGCGTTAACTGTTTTGTACTTTGCATTAATTGACATTACCAAAATTAACGATAATGAATTAGAAGAGAATACTAAATGGCTATCGGTTAGGGATTTAGATCAGACTAAGTTGGCTTTTGATCACAATCTCATTGTACATAAAGCGCTGGATCGTTTGCGTGCCAAGGCGTGCTATACAGCCCTACCTATAGAACTAATGCCTAGCGAATTTACCCTCAGCGAATTACAAGCTGTATTTAGCACTATTTTAAATAGAGAATTTCAAGCCAAGTCATTTCGACAACGAGTACTATCTGCAAAAATGGTAGAAGAAACAGGGAAAAGTAAAATAAGCGGTAAAAGACCTGCCAAGCTTTATCGTTCAACTGAAATTGATCGTGATACTTATTTTTCACGGCCTTTGTTAGATAAAGGTTCTTAG
- the prs gene encoding ribose-phosphate diphosphokinase, translating into MDTDMNVNRIEICKLDGSKIPYSAMDFSGGERHIQLKDLTPLETKELCIRARVRSTSDLLDLLLIENALREEFGKDITINLEIPYLPYSRQDRVCAPGQAFSLQVMANLLKTMNINKLVTWDCHSAVGSELVSAINVEAADIISANSDLQDLLKAPDTVLVCPDKGAVNRCQKIQNSLGLKDLIFCEKQRDPATGMIKETRVLADDLTGKIAIISDDICDGGFTFIKIAEQLRAKQVEQIILFVTHGIFSKGIEVFDNLIDRVITTTSFPQKTSAKLNVINFEYNFGE; encoded by the coding sequence ATGGACACTGATATGAATGTAAATAGGATTGAAATTTGCAAACTAGACGGTAGCAAAATTCCCTATAGCGCAATGGACTTTTCTGGCGGCGAAAGACACATACAACTGAAGGATTTAACACCATTAGAAACCAAAGAGCTTTGCATCAGAGCACGAGTAAGATCAACCTCAGATTTGTTGGACTTACTTCTAATTGAAAACGCCTTACGCGAAGAGTTTGGCAAAGATATCACTATCAATTTGGAAATCCCCTACCTTCCCTATTCACGACAAGACCGGGTCTGTGCTCCTGGGCAAGCATTCTCCCTACAGGTAATGGCAAATCTTCTAAAGACGATGAATATTAATAAGCTCGTCACCTGGGATTGTCATAGTGCCGTAGGCTCTGAGCTAGTAAGCGCTATAAACGTGGAAGCAGCCGATATCATTTCAGCTAACAGCGATTTACAAGATTTACTAAAAGCGCCGGATACTGTGTTGGTATGTCCTGATAAAGGCGCGGTTAATCGTTGTCAAAAAATACAGAATAGCCTCGGACTCAAAGATCTTATATTTTGCGAAAAACAGCGCGACCCGGCCACAGGGATGATAAAAGAGACACGCGTTCTAGCGGATGATCTGACAGGTAAAATAGCTATTATTTCTGACGACATCTGCGATGGGGGCTTTACCTTCATCAAAATAGCAGAACAACTTCGTGCAAAACAGGTCGAGCAAATTATCTTATTCGTAACTCACGGAATCTTCAGTAAAGGAATTGAAGTTTTCGATAATCTCATCGATAGAGTTATCACAACCACGAGTTTCCCACAAAAAACGAGTGCCAAACTCAATGTTATTAATTTTGAATACAATTTTGGAGAGTAA